The Mycolicibacterium smegmatis genome has a window encoding:
- a CDS encoding small basic family protein, which yields MIGIVALVVGIVLGLVFRPDVPEVVEPYLPIAVVAALDAVFGGLRAYLEKIFDSKVFVVSFVFNVLVAALIVYLGDQLGVGTQLSTAIIVVLGIRIFGNAAALRRRLFGA from the coding sequence ATGATCGGGATCGTTGCTCTTGTCGTCGGCATCGTCCTGGGGCTGGTGTTCCGCCCCGACGTGCCGGAGGTCGTCGAGCCGTACCTGCCGATCGCCGTGGTCGCGGCGCTCGACGCGGTGTTCGGCGGGCTGCGTGCCTATCTGGAGAAGATCTTCGACTCCAAGGTGTTCGTGGTGTCGTTCGTGTTCAACGTGCTCGTGGCGGCCCTGATCGTGTACCTCGGTGACCAGCTGGGGGTGGGCACGCAGTTGTCGACCGCGATCATCGTGGTGCTGGGAATCCGGATCTTCGGAAACGCCGCGGCGTTGCGGCGCAGACTGTTCGGAGCCTGA
- the secA2 gene encoding accessory Sec system translocase SecA2: MPKTSSAKPGRLSSKFWKLLGASIERNQARSLSEVKGAADFEKKAADLDDEQLTKAAKLLKLEDLAGASDITQFLAIAREAAERTTGLRPFDVQLLAALRMLAGDVVEMATGEGKTLAGAIAAAGYALGGRRVHVITINDYLARRDAEWMGPLLKALGLTVGWITADSTADERREAYQCDVTYASVNEIGFDVLRDQLVTDVADLVSPNPDVALIDEADSVLVDEALVPLVLAGTSHREQPRVEIIRMVGELEAGKHYDTDAESRNVHLTEAGARVMEAKLGGIDLYSEEHVGTTLTEINVALHAHVLLQRDVHYIVRDDAVHLINASRGRIASLQRWPDGLQAAVEAKEGIETTETGEVLDTITVQALINRYPRVCGMTGTALAAGEQLRQFYKLGVSPIPPNTPNIRKDEPDRVYITAAAKIDAIVEHIAEVHKTGQPVLVGTHDVAESEELHEKLLKAGVPAVVLNAKNDAEEAAVIAEAGKLGAVTVSTQMAGRGTDIRLGGSDVGDDDAEKKKVAELGGLHVVGTGRHHTERLDNQLRGRAGRQGDPGSSVFFSSWEDDVVAAHLERSKLPMETDPDAGDGRIIAPRAASLLDHAQRVAEGRLLDVHANTWRYNQLIAQQRAIIVERRETLLRTDTAREELKERSPERYAKLAEELGEDAEERLEKICRLIMLYHLDRGWCEHLAFLADIRESIHLRALGRQNPLDEFHRMAVDAFASLAADAIEAAQQTFETAESVADEPGVDLSKLARPTSTWTYMVHDNPLADDTMSALSLPGVFR; encoded by the coding sequence GTGCCGAAGACGTCCAGCGCCAAACCGGGGCGCTTGAGTAGCAAGTTCTGGAAGCTGTTGGGTGCCAGCATCGAGCGGAATCAGGCCCGCTCGCTGTCGGAGGTCAAAGGTGCGGCCGACTTCGAGAAGAAGGCCGCCGACCTCGACGACGAGCAGCTCACCAAGGCCGCCAAGCTGCTGAAACTCGAAGACCTGGCCGGAGCGTCGGACATCACGCAGTTTCTCGCGATCGCGCGGGAGGCCGCCGAGCGCACCACGGGGCTTCGCCCGTTCGACGTGCAGCTGCTGGCCGCCCTGCGCATGCTCGCGGGCGACGTCGTGGAGATGGCCACGGGTGAGGGCAAGACGCTGGCCGGTGCGATCGCCGCGGCCGGTTACGCGCTCGGCGGACGCCGCGTCCACGTCATCACCATCAACGACTACCTCGCGCGCCGCGACGCCGAATGGATGGGCCCGCTGCTCAAGGCGCTCGGGCTCACGGTCGGCTGGATCACGGCCGACTCCACGGCCGACGAGCGCCGCGAGGCCTACCAGTGCGACGTGACGTATGCGTCGGTCAACGAGATCGGCTTCGACGTGCTGCGCGATCAGCTGGTCACCGACGTCGCCGACCTGGTGTCGCCGAACCCGGACGTCGCGCTGATCGACGAGGCCGACTCGGTGCTGGTCGACGAGGCGCTCGTGCCGCTCGTGCTGGCGGGCACCAGCCACCGCGAACAGCCGCGTGTCGAGATCATCCGGATGGTCGGCGAGCTCGAGGCGGGCAAGCACTACGACACCGACGCCGAGAGCCGCAACGTGCACCTCACCGAGGCCGGGGCCCGCGTCATGGAGGCCAAGCTCGGCGGCATCGACCTGTACTCCGAGGAGCACGTGGGCACCACGCTCACCGAGATCAACGTGGCGCTGCACGCCCACGTGCTGCTGCAGCGCGACGTGCACTACATCGTGCGCGACGACGCCGTGCACCTGATCAACGCGTCGCGCGGGCGCATCGCGTCGCTGCAGCGCTGGCCCGACGGGCTGCAGGCCGCGGTGGAGGCCAAGGAGGGCATCGAGACCACCGAGACCGGCGAGGTGCTCGACACCATCACGGTGCAGGCGCTCATCAACCGGTACCCGCGCGTGTGCGGCATGACCGGCACGGCGCTCGCGGCCGGTGAGCAGCTGAGGCAGTTCTACAAGCTCGGTGTCTCGCCGATCCCGCCGAACACCCCCAACATCCGCAAGGACGAACCCGACCGGGTCTACATCACGGCCGCGGCCAAGATCGACGCGATCGTCGAGCACATCGCCGAGGTGCACAAGACCGGGCAGCCCGTGCTGGTCGGCACCCACGACGTCGCCGAGTCCGAGGAACTGCACGAGAAGCTCCTGAAGGCCGGGGTGCCCGCCGTCGTGCTCAACGCCAAGAACGACGCGGAAGAGGCCGCGGTGATCGCCGAGGCAGGCAAGCTCGGCGCCGTCACCGTGTCGACGCAGATGGCAGGCCGCGGCACCGACATCCGGCTCGGCGGCTCCGACGTCGGTGACGACGACGCCGAGAAGAAGAAGGTCGCCGAACTGGGTGGCCTGCACGTCGTCGGCACCGGTAGGCACCACACCGAGCGGCTCGACAACCAGTTGCGCGGGCGCGCGGGACGCCAGGGTGACCCCGGTTCGTCGGTGTTCTTCTCCAGCTGGGAGGACGACGTCGTCGCCGCGCACCTCGAACGCAGCAAGCTGCCGATGGAGACCGACCCGGACGCCGGCGACGGCCGGATCATCGCGCCGCGCGCCGCGAGCCTGCTCGACCACGCGCAGCGCGTCGCCGAGGGCCGGCTGCTCGACGTGCACGCCAACACGTGGCGCTACAACCAGTTGATCGCCCAGCAGCGCGCCATCATCGTCGAGCGCCGCGAGACCCTGCTGCGCACCGACACCGCGCGCGAAGAGCTCAAGGAACGCTCGCCCGAGCGGTACGCCAAGCTGGCCGAGGAACTCGGCGAGGACGCCGAGGAGCGGCTGGAGAAGATCTGCCGGTTGATCATGCTGTACCACCTCGACCGTGGCTGGTGTGAGCATCTGGCGTTCCTCGCCGACATCCGCGAGAGCATCCACCTGCGGGCACTGGGCAGGCAGAATCCGCTCGACGAGTTCCACCGCATGGCCGTCGACGCGTTCGCCTCACTGGCCGCCGACGCCATCGAGGCCGCCCAGCAGACGTTCGAGACCGCGGAGTCGGTCGCCGACGAACCGGGCGTCGACCTGTCGAAACTCGCGCGGCCCACCTCGACGTGGACCTACATGGTCCACGACAACCCGCTGGCCGACGACACGATGTCGGCGCTGAGCCTGCCGGGTGTGTTCCGCTAG
- a CDS encoding CDP-alcohol phosphatidyltransferase family protein, with translation MEDAPAAQGGSAVPAADEGRDRVLTVPNVLSFVRLLLVPVFLYLLLVAHAQGWAVAVLMFSGFSDWADGKIARLVANQSSRLGELLDPLVDRIYMVTVPVALALYGAVPWWLVLTLLGRDAVLAATLPVLRSRGLAALPVTYIGKAATFALMSGFPLVLLGQWDALWSRVVLACGWAFLIWGLLLYLWSAVLYLMQVVLVVRRMDPVR, from the coding sequence ATGGAAGACGCGCCTGCTGCCCAGGGCGGGAGCGCGGTGCCTGCGGCGGACGAGGGGCGCGACCGGGTGCTGACGGTACCCAACGTGCTGAGCTTCGTGCGCCTGCTGCTGGTGCCCGTGTTCCTGTACCTGCTGCTGGTCGCGCACGCGCAGGGCTGGGCCGTCGCGGTCCTGATGTTCAGCGGTTTCTCCGACTGGGCCGACGGCAAGATCGCCCGGCTGGTCGCCAACCAGTCGTCGCGGCTCGGCGAGCTGCTCGACCCGCTGGTGGATCGCATCTACATGGTGACCGTCCCGGTCGCGCTCGCGCTCTACGGCGCGGTGCCGTGGTGGCTCGTGCTGACGCTTCTGGGCCGTGACGCCGTGCTCGCCGCGACGCTTCCCGTGTTGCGCAGTCGCGGTCTGGCGGCGCTGCCCGTCACCTACATCGGCAAGGCCGCGACGTTCGCGCTGATGTCGGGATTCCCGCTGGTGCTGCTGGGACAGTGGGATGCGCTGTGGAGCCGGGTCGTGCTGGCGTGCGGCTGGGCGTTTTTGATCTGGGGGCTGCTGCTGTACCTGTGGTCGGCGGTGCTGTACCTGATGCAGGTCGTCCTGGTGGTGCGGCGGATGGATCCGGTTCGATGA
- a CDS encoding DUF881 domain-containing protein, translating into MSTLGGYGSFTRPYTDPNAGLNRHEAGAPTRIPVPSLLRSLLSEHLDPGYAAAAEERKAGKPPRKRVFEWGWEVLAALAIAAVFAIAAAQVQLAAPAAREAQHALAARVRAAETAADQSGAERNALAEAVDTEQRRRLGMDADGQRLLDDLDSANVAAAAVPMIGPGLTVTVTDPGMSRDLSDVSKQRVAGSQQVILDRDLQLVVNSLWASGAEAISVGGVRVGAGVTIRQAGGGILVDNQPITSPYEIVAIGPPNAMAQVFDRSPALQRLRLLETSYGAGVNVSMGDGLDVPAVAVRDVRFGKQIG; encoded by the coding sequence ATGAGCACGCTCGGCGGGTACGGCTCGTTCACCCGTCCGTACACCGACCCCAACGCGGGCCTCAACCGCCACGAGGCCGGCGCGCCGACCCGCATCCCGGTGCCGTCGCTGCTGCGGTCGCTGCTGTCGGAGCACCTCGATCCCGGCTACGCCGCGGCCGCCGAGGAACGCAAGGCCGGAAAGCCCCCGCGCAAGCGTGTCTTCGAATGGGGCTGGGAGGTGCTCGCGGCCCTGGCGATCGCCGCGGTCTTCGCGATCGCGGCGGCCCAGGTGCAGCTCGCTGCGCCTGCGGCGCGGGAGGCCCAGCACGCGCTCGCGGCGCGGGTGCGCGCCGCCGAGACCGCGGCCGATCAGTCCGGCGCCGAGCGCAACGCCCTGGCCGAGGCGGTCGACACCGAGCAGCGCAGGCGCCTCGGCATGGACGCCGACGGTCAGCGGTTGCTCGACGATCTCGACTCGGCGAACGTCGCCGCCGCGGCTGTTCCGATGATCGGTCCGGGGCTCACCGTCACGGTCACGGATCCGGGTATGTCGCGCGATCTCAGCGACGTGTCCAAGCAACGCGTCGCGGGCAGCCAGCAGGTCATCCTCGACCGGGATCTGCAACTGGTGGTCAACTCGCTGTGGGCCAGCGGAGCGGAGGCCATCTCCGTGGGCGGCGTGCGCGTGGGGGCCGGGGTCACCATTCGGCAGGCCGGCGGCGGCATCCTGGTCGACAATCAACCGATCACCAGTCCGTACGAGATCGTGGCGATCGGCCCGCCGAACGCCATGGCGCAGGTGTTCGACCGCAGCCCCGCGCTGCAGCGCCTGCGGCTGTTGGAGACCTCGTACGGCGCAGGGGTCAACGTGAGCATGGGCGACGGCCTCGACGTGCCCGCGGTCGCGGTGCGAGATGTCAGGTTCGGCAAGCAGATTGGATAG
- a CDS encoding ABC transporter ATP-binding protein/permease yields the protein MEMFTQSLDWGNEILASLIWVAKGWAISAAVLIVVLTLIARFTTWGRQFWRVTGGYFVGRESIPVWTLLGVLLLSVMVSVRMDVLFSYYANDQATALQVAFTGAGAGDDAVRDSGIAGFWKSILIFGLLVAADITRTLLDLYLMQYFIIRWRVWLTDRLTGDWLDDRAYYRGRFIDAFGGEPVDNPDQRIQQDIDIFTTGTGPETNTPTVATSQTLLFGSVYSIISVVAFTPILWNLAGPLTILGVTVPKALFWIALLWVAVTTVIAIWIGRPIIRLTFRNELTNAAFRYALVRIRDAAEAVGFYRGERSERATLADRFARIIANYRRLVLRGVAFLGWNRSISQIIEPLPLIVQAPRLFAGELQLGDVTQSSSAFARVQSSLSFFRAVYDAFAGYRAAIIRLDGLVAANEQARALPRLATGRSTDGGVELEDVEVRSPSGEVLLADLDMRLAPGDWLVVTGPSGTGKTTMLRSLAQLWPYSAGTARFPGDKPGEQTGEQYSVMFLSQLPYAPLGDLRSVVCYPSPPDAYDDTRIRAALDAVTLGHLATQLDTVADWAKVLSPGEQQRIAFARLLLARPCAVFLDEATSALDAGQEFALYSTLRHELPETIVVSVSHRDSVNRHHDRQLALLGDGRWELTAVAERP from the coding sequence ATGGAGATGTTCACCCAGTCGCTCGACTGGGGCAACGAGATCCTGGCGTCGTTGATCTGGGTCGCAAAGGGGTGGGCGATCAGCGCCGCGGTGCTGATCGTCGTGCTCACGCTGATCGCGCGGTTCACCACCTGGGGCAGGCAGTTCTGGCGCGTCACCGGAGGCTATTTCGTTGGGCGCGAGAGCATCCCGGTGTGGACGCTGCTGGGCGTGCTGCTGCTGTCGGTCATGGTGTCGGTGCGCATGGACGTGTTGTTCAGCTACTACGCCAACGATCAGGCGACCGCGCTGCAGGTGGCCTTCACCGGCGCGGGCGCAGGCGACGACGCGGTGCGCGACTCCGGGATCGCCGGGTTCTGGAAGTCGATCCTGATCTTCGGCCTGCTCGTCGCGGCCGACATCACCCGCACGCTGCTCGACCTGTATCTCATGCAGTACTTCATCATTCGCTGGCGCGTGTGGCTCACCGACCGCCTGACCGGCGACTGGCTCGACGATCGGGCGTACTACCGCGGCAGGTTCATCGACGCGTTCGGCGGTGAGCCCGTCGACAACCCCGATCAGCGCATCCAGCAGGACATCGACATCTTCACCACCGGCACCGGACCCGAGACCAACACGCCCACGGTCGCCACGTCACAGACCCTGCTGTTCGGTTCGGTGTACTCGATCATCTCGGTGGTGGCGTTCACACCGATCCTGTGGAATCTCGCGGGGCCGTTGACGATTCTCGGTGTCACGGTCCCCAAGGCCCTGTTCTGGATCGCCCTGCTCTGGGTGGCGGTCACCACGGTCATCGCGATCTGGATCGGCAGGCCGATCATCCGCCTGACGTTCCGCAACGAGTTGACCAACGCCGCGTTCCGGTACGCGCTCGTGCGGATCCGCGATGCCGCCGAGGCCGTCGGCTTCTACCGCGGCGAGCGCAGCGAACGCGCCACGCTCGCAGACCGGTTCGCCCGCATCATCGCGAACTACCGCAGGCTCGTGCTGCGCGGCGTGGCTTTCCTCGGCTGGAACCGCTCGATCAGCCAGATCATCGAACCGCTCCCGTTGATCGTGCAGGCGCCCCGGTTGTTCGCAGGCGAGCTGCAACTCGGCGACGTCACGCAGTCGTCGAGCGCGTTCGCCAGGGTGCAGAGTTCACTGAGCTTCTTCCGCGCCGTGTACGACGCGTTCGCGGGCTACCGCGCGGCGATCATCCGCCTCGACGGGCTGGTGGCCGCCAACGAACAGGCAAGGGCGCTACCGCGTCTGGCGACCGGGCGAAGTACCGACGGTGGTGTCGAACTCGAAGACGTCGAGGTGCGCTCACCGTCTGGCGAGGTGCTGCTGGCAGACCTGGACATGCGGCTTGCGCCAGGTGACTGGCTGGTGGTCACGGGACCGTCGGGCACCGGGAAGACGACCATGCTGCGCAGCCTCGCGCAGCTGTGGCCGTACAGCGCCGGGACCGCGCGCTTCCCGGGCGACAAGCCCGGTGAGCAGACCGGCGAGCAGTACAGCGTGATGTTCCTGTCGCAGCTGCCCTATGCCCCACTCGGGGATCTGCGCAGCGTCGTGTGTTATCCGTCGCCGCCGGATGCCTACGACGACACCAGGATCCGCGCGGCGCTCGACGCGGTGACACTGGGTCATCTGGCCACGCAGCTGGACACCGTCGCGGACTGGGCGAAGGTGCTCTCGCCCGGCGAGCAGCAGCGCATCGCGTTCGCGCGGTTACTGCTCGCGCGGCCGTGCGCGGTGTTCCTCGACGAGGCCACCTCGGCACTGGACGCCGGACAGGAGTTCGCGCTGTATTCGACGCTGCGCCATGAACTTCCGGAGACCATCGTGGTGTCGGTGAGCCACCGTGACAGTGTCAACCGGCATCACGACCGGCAGTTGGCACTGCTCGGCGACGGGCGGTGGGAGCTCACCGCCGTCGCCGAGCGGCCCTGA
- a CDS encoding FAD-binding protein has protein sequence MNEIPDVVNAVDVEAWRDEAADEVDVVVIGFGIAGGCAAVSAAAAGARVLVLERAAAAGGTSAMAGGHFYLGGGTTVQRATGHDDTPDEMYKYLVAVAKDPDHAKIRAYCDGSVEHFNWLEALGFEFERTYYPGKVVVPPGTEGLSYTGNEKVWPYREQARPAPRGHSVPVPGELGGAAMVIDLLLKRAEELGVEIRYEHGVTNLVVDDGAVAGVKWKHFGETGCVKARSVIIAAGGFAMNPEMVAQYTPALGAKRKTKHHGEVEPYILGNPNDDGLGIRLGVSAGGVARDMDQLFITAAAYPPEILLTGIIVNNRGERFVAEDSYHSRTSAFVLEQPDQEAYLIVDEAHMEMPAMPLIKFIDGYETVEEMATALGIPVENLTATLQRYNENARRGEDPDFHKDPAYVAPQDSGPWAAFDLSLGRAMYSGFTMGGLTVSIDGEVLREDGSAIPGLYAAGACASNIAQDGKGYASGTQLGEGSFFGRRAGAHAASRVRVG, from the coding sequence GTGAACGAGATCCCCGACGTTGTCAACGCCGTCGATGTCGAGGCCTGGCGTGACGAGGCGGCCGACGAAGTCGATGTCGTGGTGATCGGCTTCGGCATCGCAGGCGGTTGTGCTGCGGTCAGCGCCGCTGCCGCGGGCGCGCGGGTCCTGGTCCTGGAACGCGCGGCAGCAGCCGGCGGTACCAGCGCGATGGCCGGCGGCCACTTCTACCTCGGTGGCGGCACCACGGTGCAGCGGGCAACGGGACACGACGACACCCCCGACGAGATGTACAAGTACCTCGTCGCGGTCGCCAAGGATCCCGACCACGCCAAGATCCGCGCGTACTGCGACGGCAGCGTCGAACACTTCAACTGGCTCGAAGCCCTCGGATTCGAGTTCGAGCGCACCTACTACCCCGGCAAGGTCGTGGTGCCGCCCGGCACCGAGGGCCTGTCCTACACCGGCAACGAGAAGGTGTGGCCGTACCGCGAACAGGCCAGGCCCGCCCCGCGCGGCCACTCGGTTCCGGTGCCCGGCGAACTCGGCGGTGCCGCGATGGTGATCGACCTGCTGCTCAAGCGCGCCGAGGAACTCGGCGTCGAGATCCGCTACGAGCACGGCGTGACCAACCTCGTGGTCGACGACGGTGCCGTGGCGGGGGTGAAGTGGAAGCACTTCGGCGAAACCGGTTGTGTCAAAGCCAGATCGGTGATCATCGCCGCGGGTGGTTTCGCGATGAACCCCGAGATGGTCGCGCAGTACACGCCCGCTCTGGGCGCCAAACGCAAGACCAAGCACCACGGTGAGGTCGAGCCCTACATCCTGGGCAATCCCAACGACGACGGCCTGGGCATCCGCCTCGGTGTCTCGGCCGGCGGGGTGGCCAGGGACATGGACCAGTTGTTCATCACCGCGGCCGCCTACCCGCCCGAGATCCTGCTGACCGGGATCATCGTCAACAACCGTGGTGAACGGTTCGTCGCCGAGGATTCCTATCATTCCCGCACCTCGGCGTTCGTACTCGAACAACCCGATCAGGAGGCCTATCTGATCGTCGACGAGGCACACATGGAAATGCCCGCCATGCCGCTGATCAAGTTCATCGACGGCTACGAGACCGTCGAGGAGATGGCCACGGCCCTCGGCATCCCGGTGGAAAACCTGACCGCGACGCTGCAGCGCTACAACGAGAACGCCAGGCGCGGTGAGGATCCGGACTTCCACAAGGACCCCGCCTACGTCGCACCGCAGGACTCCGGGCCGTGGGCCGCGTTCGACCTGTCGCTCGGACGCGCGATGTACTCCGGGTTCACCATGGGCGGGCTGACCGTGTCGATCGACGGCGAGGTGCTGCGCGAGGACGGCAGCGCCATCCCCGGTCTGTACGCCGCGGGCGCGTGCGCGTCCAACATCGCCCAGGACGGCAAGGGGTACGCCAGCGGCACCCAGCTCGGGGAGGGATCGTTCTTCGGCAGGCGCGCCGGTGCCCACGCGGCGTCGCGCGTGCGCGTCGGCTGA
- a CDS encoding DUF881 domain-containing protein: MTENPENPTAAPTGRGAEHHGRHEMPEPTSRFRMFKRDPAAAPKTRSQLMFGALGVLLCLLLGVAIVTQVRQNESGDSLETARPADLLVLLDSLQQREASLNTEVADLRRTLQELQASGSSDQAAIENAQARLAALSIQIGTVAATGPGVTLTITDTGPGVSAETMLDVINELRAAGAEAIEIRGGGDQQTAVRVGVDTWIAGTPGELIFDDVTVRPPYSVLAIGDPPTLAAAMNIPGGAMDSVKRVGGTMVIQQAEQVDVTALRQPKPRQYAQPVK; this comes from the coding sequence ATGACCGAGAACCCCGAGAACCCGACCGCGGCACCCACCGGTCGCGGTGCCGAACACCACGGCCGCCACGAGATGCCGGAACCCACCTCGCGGTTCCGGATGTTCAAGCGCGATCCCGCCGCGGCGCCCAAGACCCGTTCGCAGTTGATGTTCGGCGCGCTCGGCGTGCTGCTGTGCCTGCTGCTCGGCGTCGCGATCGTCACGCAGGTGCGCCAGAACGAATCCGGCGATTCGCTGGAGACCGCCAGGCCCGCGGACCTTCTCGTGTTGCTCGATTCACTTCAGCAACGCGAGGCGTCGCTCAACACCGAGGTGGCCGATCTGCGGCGCACGCTGCAGGAACTGCAGGCCTCCGGCAGCAGCGACCAGGCCGCGATCGAGAACGCCCAGGCCCGTCTGGCCGCGCTGTCGATCCAGATCGGCACGGTGGCGGCCACCGGGCCCGGTGTGACGTTGACCATCACCGACACCGGACCCGGCGTCTCGGCGGAGACCATGCTCGACGTCATCAACGAGTTGCGTGCGGCCGGAGCCGAGGCCATCGAGATCCGCGGCGGCGGTGACCAGCAGACCGCGGTGCGCGTCGGCGTCGACACCTGGATCGCGGGCACGCCCGGCGAGCTGATCTTCGACGACGTCACGGTGCGTCCGCCCTATTCGGTTCTCGCCATTGGGGATCCGCCCACCCTGGCCGCCGCGATGAACATCCCCGGCGGCGCGATGGACAGCGTCAAGCGTGTCGGCGGCACGATGGTGATACAACAAGCCGAGCAGGTCGACGTCACCGCCTTGCGGCAACCGAAACCGCGCCAATACGCTCAGCCCGTCAAATGA
- a CDS encoding ABC transporter ATP-binding protein/permease, protein MGMFSPTLDWSNELLTSLIWIAKGWAIAAVCTLAVLALLVRFTTWGRQYWRITSGYFTGADSIKVWVWLAALLLSVITGVRLSVLFTYQGNDMMTSFQVIAEGVASGDEAVRTSGKDGFWMSLTVFTILAALNVGRIMLDLFMAQRFMLAWRQWLTARLTSDWLDGKAYYRSRFIDDTIDNPDQRIQTDIDIFTAGVGPTPNTPNNTSTATLLFGAVNAIASMISFTAILWNLSGNLTLPLIGVELPRAMFFIGILYVVVATVIAFWIGRPIIWLAFDNEKFNAAFRYALVRMRDAAEAVAFYRGEFAERTGLRRLFAPVVSNYKRYINRMAKFYGWNLSVSQAQELIPYIVQFPRFFNGEVTLGGLTQTASAFRNLMDGLSFFRNAYDQFAGYRAAIIRLHGLVVANEEARALPEVTTTACVDGTVELKDVEVRTPDGRQLIKPLDMRLEVGDTLVITGPSGSGKTTLLRSLAELWPFTSGTLTRPCGPNETMFLSQMPYVPLGDLRAVVTYPAPEGSVSDEKLAHTLNKVALPHLVERLDEVQDWAKVLSPGEQQRIAFARILLTKPKVVFLDESTSALDEGLEFLLYQLVRTELPDTILVSVSHRTTVEQHHTHELQLLGDGDWRLGRTNENPKQALV, encoded by the coding sequence ATGGGAATGTTCAGCCCCACTCTCGACTGGAGCAACGAGCTCCTCACATCGCTGATCTGGATCGCCAAGGGCTGGGCGATCGCGGCGGTGTGCACGTTGGCGGTCCTCGCACTGCTCGTGCGCTTCACGACGTGGGGCAGGCAGTACTGGCGCATCACCAGCGGATACTTCACCGGCGCCGACAGCATCAAGGTGTGGGTGTGGCTCGCGGCGCTGTTGCTGTCGGTGATCACGGGTGTGCGCCTTTCGGTGCTGTTCACCTACCAGGGCAACGACATGATGACCAGCTTCCAGGTCATCGCAGAAGGCGTCGCGAGCGGCGACGAGGCGGTCCGCACGTCCGGCAAGGACGGCTTCTGGATGTCGCTGACGGTGTTCACGATCCTTGCCGCGCTCAACGTCGGCCGCATCATGCTGGACCTGTTCATGGCGCAGCGGTTCATGCTGGCCTGGCGCCAGTGGCTGACCGCGCGGCTCACCAGCGACTGGCTCGACGGCAAGGCCTACTACCGGTCGCGGTTCATCGACGACACCATCGACAACCCGGATCAACGTATCCAGACCGACATCGACATCTTCACCGCAGGTGTCGGCCCGACGCCCAACACGCCGAACAACACCTCGACCGCGACGCTGTTGTTCGGTGCGGTCAACGCGATCGCCTCGATGATTTCGTTCACCGCGATTCTGTGGAACCTGTCGGGCAACCTGACCCTGCCGCTGATCGGGGTCGAGCTGCCGCGGGCGATGTTCTTCATCGGCATCCTCTACGTGGTGGTGGCCACCGTGATCGCGTTCTGGATCGGCCGCCCCATCATCTGGCTGGCGTTCGACAACGAGAAGTTCAACGCCGCGTTCCGTTACGCGCTGGTGCGCATGCGCGACGCCGCCGAGGCCGTGGCCTTCTACCGCGGCGAGTTCGCCGAACGCACGGGCCTGCGGCGGCTGTTCGCGCCTGTCGTGTCGAACTACAAGCGCTACATCAACCGGATGGCCAAGTTCTACGGCTGGAACCTGTCGGTCAGCCAGGCCCAGGAGCTCATCCCCTACATCGTGCAGTTCCCGCGGTTCTTCAACGGCGAGGTCACCCTGGGTGGGCTGACGCAGACCGCCAGCGCGTTCCGCAATCTCATGGACGGCCTGTCGTTCTTCCGCAACGCCTACGACCAGTTCGCCGGCTACCGCGCGGCGATCATCCGTCTGCACGGTCTGGTGGTGGCCAACGAGGAGGCCCGCGCGCTGCCCGAGGTGACCACCACCGCGTGCGTCGACGGCACGGTCGAACTCAAGGACGTCGAGGTCCGCACACCGGACGGCCGCCAGCTCATCAAGCCGCTCGACATGCGCCTCGAGGTCGGCGACACGCTGGTGATCACCGGCCCGTCGGGAAGCGGCAAGACCACGCTGCTGCGCAGCCTGGCCGAACTGTGGCCGTTCACCTCCGGCACGCTGACCCGACCGTGCGGCCCCAACGAGACCATGTTCCTGTCGCAGATGCCGTACGTGCCGCTGGGCGATCTGCGTGCCGTGGTGACCTACCCGGCACCGGAGGGCTCGGTGAGCGACGAGAAGCTCGCGCACACGCTCAACAAGGTCGCGCTGCCACATCTGGTCGAACGCCTCGACGAGGTGCAGGACTGGGCCAAGGTGCTCTCCCCCGGCGAGCAGCAGCGCATCGCGTTCGCGCGCATCCTGCTCACCAAACCCAAGGTGGTCTTCCTCGACGAGTCCACCTCGGCGCTCGACGAGGGGCTGGAATTCCTGCTGTACCAACTCGTGCGCACCGAGTTGCCCGACACCATCCTGGTCAGTGTCAGCCACCGCACCACGGTCGAGCAGCATCACACCCACGAACTGCAGCTGCTGGGTGACGGCGACTGGCGGCTCGGCCGGACGAACGAGAACCCGAAACAGGCGCTGGTCTAG